Proteins co-encoded in one Brassica oleracea var. oleracea cultivar TO1000 chromosome C4, BOL, whole genome shotgun sequence genomic window:
- the LOC106339521 gene encoding 60S ribosomal protein L38 — MPKQIHEIKDFLLTARRKDARSVKIKRSKDIVKFKVRCSRYLYTLCVFDQEKADKLKQSLPPGLSVQDL; from the exons ATG CCTAAGCAAATCCACGAGATCAAGGACTTCCTTCTGACGGCGAGAAGGAAGGATGCTAGGTCTGTGAAGATCAAGAGAAGCAAGGACATCGTCAAGTTCAAGGTCAGGTGCTCTAGATACCTCTACACACTATGCGTCTTCGACCAAGAGAAGGCTGATAAGCTTAAGCAGTCACTTCCTCCAG GTTTGAGTGTTCAAGACCTTTGA
- the LOC106341901 gene encoding protein STRICTOSIDINE SYNTHASE-LIKE 13 isoform X2 — translation MSPIGGREFKPMKHEVAPYKQVMENWPRDNLSQLGQHGKLEFVDQVFGPESLEFDGLGRGPYTGLADGRVVRWMGEAVGWETFSVVTSKWSEEACARGVDSTTNKQWKHEKLCGRPLGLRFDKETGNLYIADAYYGLLVVGPEGGVATPLATHVEGKPILFANDLDIHRNGSIFFTDTSKRYDRANHFFILLEGESTGRLLRYDPPTKTTHIVLEGLAFPNGIQLSKDQSFLLFTETTNCRLVKYWLEGAKTGEVEVVADLPGFPDNVRMNKKGEFWVAIDCCRTPAQEVLTDNPWIKSIYFRLPIPMKLLAKAMGMKMYTVISRFDEDGEVLEVLEDRQGKVMKLVSEVREVQGKLWIGTVAHNHIASVPYPLTMN, via the exons ATGAGTCCTATTGGAGGTCGTGAGTTCAAGCCTATGAAGCATGAGGTTGCACCATACAAGCAAGTCATGGAGAACTGGCCAAGAGACAACCTGAGTCAACTGGGTCAACATGGGAAGCTGGAGTTTGTGGACCAAGTCTTTGGCCCAGAATCGTTAGAGTTTGATGGTTTAGGTCGTGGTCCATACACAGGGTTGGCCGATGGAAGGGTCGTTAGATGGATGGGTGAAGCAGTCGGATGGGAGACATTCTCCGTTGTAACATCAAAATG GTCAGAGGAGGCATGCGCAAGAGGTGTGGATTCAACAACAAACAAGCAGTGGAAGCACGAGAAGCTGTGTGGGAGACCTCTTGGTCTGAGATTTGATAAAGAGACAGGGAACTTGTACATTGCAGACGCTTACTATGGTCTGCTAGTGGTTGGTCCTGAAGGAGGAGTTGCTACGCCTTTGGCTACTCATGTGGAAGGAAAGCCTATACTCTTTGCCAACGATCTTGACATCCATAGAAATGGATCCATCTTCTTCACTGACACGAGCAAAAGATATGATAGAGC GAATCATTTCTTCATATTGCTTGAAGGAGAATCAACAGGAAGGCTTCTAAGATATGACCCACCTACCAAAACAACACACATTGTGCTGGAAGGTTTGGCTTTTCCCAATGGCATTCAGCTGTCTAAAGACCAATCTTTCCTTCTCTTCACCGAAACAACCAATTGCAG GTTAGTGAAATATTGGCTGGAGGGTGCAAAGACGGGTGAAGTGGAGGTGGTGGCGGATCTACCAGGGTTTCCGGATAACGTTAGGATGAATAAGAAGGGTGAGTTTTGGGTTGCAATAGACTGTTGTAGAACACCGGCACAAGAGGTTCTTACAGACAACCCTTGGATAAAGAGCATCTACTTTAGACTTCCCATACCCATGAAGCTGCTGGCCAAAGCGATGGGGATGAAGATGTACACTGTGATATCAAGATTCGATGAGGATGGTGAGGTGTTGGAGGTTCTTGAGGATAGACAAGGAAAGGTAATGAAGCTTGTGAGTGAAGTGAGGGAGGTTCAAGGGAAGCTTTGGATTGGAACCGTGGCTCATAACCATATTGCTTCTGTGCCTTACCCTTTAACAATGAATTAG
- the LOC106341901 gene encoding protein STRICTOSIDINE SYNTHASE-LIKE 13 isoform X1 — MYFKKKHFQMEKKGQQHSTHDSFLTHHPVLCIIALSVVFIAIDPFHMSPIGGREFKPMKHEVAPYKQVMENWPRDNLSQLGQHGKLEFVDQVFGPESLEFDGLGRGPYTGLADGRVVRWMGEAVGWETFSVVTSKWSEEACARGVDSTTNKQWKHEKLCGRPLGLRFDKETGNLYIADAYYGLLVVGPEGGVATPLATHVEGKPILFANDLDIHRNGSIFFTDTSKRYDRANHFFILLEGESTGRLLRYDPPTKTTHIVLEGLAFPNGIQLSKDQSFLLFTETTNCRLVKYWLEGAKTGEVEVVADLPGFPDNVRMNKKGEFWVAIDCCRTPAQEVLTDNPWIKSIYFRLPIPMKLLAKAMGMKMYTVISRFDEDGEVLEVLEDRQGKVMKLVSEVREVQGKLWIGTVAHNHIASVPYPLTMN; from the exons ATGTATTTCAAAAAGAAG CACTTTCAAATGGAGAAGAAAGGCCAGCAGCATAGTACACATGATTCCTTTCTGACTCATCACCCTGTTCTCTGTATCATTGCTTTGTCTGTAGTATTCATAGCCATCGACCCTTTCCACATGAGTCCTATTGGAGGTCGTGAGTTCAAGCCTATGAAGCATGAGGTTGCACCATACAAGCAAGTCATGGAGAACTGGCCAAGAGACAACCTGAGTCAACTGGGTCAACATGGGAAGCTGGAGTTTGTGGACCAAGTCTTTGGCCCAGAATCGTTAGAGTTTGATGGTTTAGGTCGTGGTCCATACACAGGGTTGGCCGATGGAAGGGTCGTTAGATGGATGGGTGAAGCAGTCGGATGGGAGACATTCTCCGTTGTAACATCAAAATG GTCAGAGGAGGCATGCGCAAGAGGTGTGGATTCAACAACAAACAAGCAGTGGAAGCACGAGAAGCTGTGTGGGAGACCTCTTGGTCTGAGATTTGATAAAGAGACAGGGAACTTGTACATTGCAGACGCTTACTATGGTCTGCTAGTGGTTGGTCCTGAAGGAGGAGTTGCTACGCCTTTGGCTACTCATGTGGAAGGAAAGCCTATACTCTTTGCCAACGATCTTGACATCCATAGAAATGGATCCATCTTCTTCACTGACACGAGCAAAAGATATGATAGAGC GAATCATTTCTTCATATTGCTTGAAGGAGAATCAACAGGAAGGCTTCTAAGATATGACCCACCTACCAAAACAACACACATTGTGCTGGAAGGTTTGGCTTTTCCCAATGGCATTCAGCTGTCTAAAGACCAATCTTTCCTTCTCTTCACCGAAACAACCAATTGCAG GTTAGTGAAATATTGGCTGGAGGGTGCAAAGACGGGTGAAGTGGAGGTGGTGGCGGATCTACCAGGGTTTCCGGATAACGTTAGGATGAATAAGAAGGGTGAGTTTTGGGTTGCAATAGACTGTTGTAGAACACCGGCACAAGAGGTTCTTACAGACAACCCTTGGATAAAGAGCATCTACTTTAGACTTCCCATACCCATGAAGCTGCTGGCCAAAGCGATGGGGATGAAGATGTACACTGTGATATCAAGATTCGATGAGGATGGTGAGGTGTTGGAGGTTCTTGAGGATAGACAAGGAAAGGTAATGAAGCTTGTGAGTGAAGTGAGGGAGGTTCAAGGGAAGCTTTGGATTGGAACCGTGGCTCATAACCATATTGCTTCTGTGCCTTACCCTTTAACAATGAATTAG
- the LOC106338535 gene encoding LOW QUALITY PROTEIN: sister chromatid cohesion 1 protein 3-like (The sequence of the model RefSeq protein was modified relative to this genomic sequence to represent the inferred CDS: inserted 1 base in 1 codon; deleted 1 base in 1 codon; substituted 1 base at 1 genomic stop codon) yields MFYSHTHLARKGPLGTVWSAAHLQNRLKKSHYTATNIPKTVDLILFSALKLSGHLLLGVVRIYSSKQVDYVFRDCTTWLAXTQVDLPEDARQAPVESVTLPQALNLDDFDLEEDDTLQGEFDNHLRSQQDITLTDQIPTGIDPYVAVTFDEDIFPESSPMDVDQSTEPVRAHHPGDTDVEMAYETEPNNDQADFNIGLDTGTYGSLNDTEEIPEFQDPRPINLTEPINLSPGRSNANSPGSVPEVEIRRDAVHGLSPASHPPFAAEQHNVGVESTLDETLNGKEPNIPNIDDDLQTNMALNSGGHSNFELRSGSPGFAGSEEEHENFVHPSPQLVLQPTPLPPQPQVRPRKRKHFDKVTVLTNRIMRERLEDPSDTLRKRKKMPSSKLSVWRMNNQSKKEQIFNEPLLTGSSDVLRSVFDKDCVASKTYLAAVSDETIPEAAPVSSPTNQDSTVHLSPVRQTEHVQDSAGPQSTPAESVAREAQSPPPFNNDDTGIERLRDGGYTEYMPSPPPRFSSSRTDDFTTQPGIWETESYRTXPSTSTYREDLPGSTNSGASAILEMVDEELYFLEVGGNTPASQDSGALTGRTRALGQYLKERSSNTTPTSSHSSGDLSLGKILAGKTRKLAARMFFETLVLKSRGLIDMQQDQPYGDITLKLMPGLFSEVQP; encoded by the exons ATGTTTTATTCGCATACTCATTTGGCTAGAAAGGGTCCACTAGGAACGGTTTGGTCCGCCGCTCACTTGCAAAACCGTCTCAAGAAGTCTCACTACACCGCCACCAACATCCCCAAAACTGTTG ATCTTATACTGTTTTCTGCGTTGAAATTGTCAGGGCACCTTCTACTTGGTGTTGTGAGAATATACTCA AGCAAGCAAGTTGATTATGTTTTCCGTGACTGTACTACTTGGTTAG TCACTCAAGTTGACTTGCCTGAGGATGCAAGACAGGCTCCCGTTGAGTCTGTGACTTTGCCTCAGGCACTTAACTTGGATGACTTCGACTTGGAGGAGGATGACACACTCCAAGG GGAGTTTGATAATCACCTAAGGAGTCAGCAAGATATCACTCTCACTG ATCAGATTCCTACTGGCATTGATCCTTATGTTGCTGTAACTTTTGATGAG GACATCTTTCCAGAATCTAGCCCCATGGATGTTGA CCAATCTACAGAACCTGTGAGAGCGCATCATCCTGGTGATACTGATGTTGAAATGGCTTATGAGACAGAACCAAACAATGATCAAGCAGACTTCAATATTGGTCTAGATACTGGAACATATGGCTCTCTTAACGACACAGAGGAAATTCCTGAGTTCCAGGATCCTAGACCAATTAACTTGACAGAACCAATCAATCTCAGTCCAGGGAGAAGCAATGCCAATTCTCCTGGAAGTGTTCCCGAGGTTGAGATAAGGCGTGATGCTGTGCACGGTTTAAGCCCTGCGTCTCATCCACCATTTGCTGCAGAGCAACATAACGTTGGAGTTGAAAGCACTTTAGATGAAACTTTGAATGGGAAGGAACCCAATATCCCTAATATTGATGA CGACCTCCAAACGAACATGGCCTTAAACTCTGGAGGACATTCGAACTTTGAGCTTCGCTCAGGATCTCCAGGTTTTGCTGGTTCTGAGGAAGAACATGAAAATTTTG TGCATCCATCACCTCAGCTGGTTCTTCAGCCAACTCCTCTTCCTCCCCAACCACAAGTAAGGCCAAGGAAGAGGAAGCACTTTGATAAGGTCACAGTATTGACTAACAG GATCATGAGAGAAAGGCTTGAGGATCCTAGTG ATACTCTTCGTAAGAGAAAGAAGATGCCTTCTTCTAAATTAAGTGTCTGGAGAATGAATAACCAGTCAAAGAAAGAGCAAATCTTCAATGAGCCCTTGCTTACTG GCTCCTCAGATGTTCTACGCAGTGTCTTTGATAAGGACTGTGTAGCTTCAAAGACATATCTTGCTGCTGTTTCTGATGAAACTATACCAGAAGCTGCACCTGTATCATCTCCTACTAATCAAGACAGTACAGTTCATCTGTCTCCAGTTCGGCAAACTGAACATGTCCAAGACTCTGCAGGTCCTCAATCCACGCCTGCAGAGTCTGTAGCAAGAGAAGCACAATCTCCACCGCCATTTAATAATGATGACACTGGAATCGAACGCTTAAGAGATGGTGGTTACACTGAGTACATGCCCTCGCCTCCTCCAAGATTTTCATCGTCTAGAACCGATGACTTCACCACTCAGCCTGGTATTTGGGAGACAGAATCTTATAGAACATAGCCGTCTACTTCCACATATAGAGAGGATCTGCCTGGATCAACTAACTCAGGGGCTTCAGCTATTCTTGAAATGGTGGACGAG GAACTTTATTTCCTAGAGGTAGGTGGCAACACCCCAGCTAGTCAAGATTCTGGTGCTTTGACAGGGAGAACAAG AGCCTTGGGTCAGTATCTTAAAGAACGTTCTTCAAATACTACTCCCACTTCAAGCCATTCTTCTGGAGATCTAAGTTTGGGGAAGATCTTGGCTGGAAAGACAAGGAAGTTAGCTGCTCGGATGTTCTTTGAGACACTG GTGTTGAAGTCTAGAGGACTCATAGATATGCAACAGGATCAACCCTACGGCGATATCACTCTGAAGTTGATGCCTGGCCTTTTCTCAGAAGTTCAACCATGA